In Isoptericola jiangsuensis, the following proteins share a genomic window:
- a CDS encoding GntR family transcriptional regulator — protein MTAPDGTSPAAPHRSDQVRAHLVDLVHERAVGDLLPSDRELSARFGIGRTSVRHVVDMLVAEGLLVRAQGRGTFVAPPRADFQMRITTFGEEVRRRGMTPGSRVLVAVTVPAPDAVADTLALDAGDLVYRVQRLRTADGEPWAVEDAWIPVALAPHLLHGGVPESLDGALRAYGHPPTDGAETISAADATAEEAALLEMTGPRAVLRVDRRTFAHDVPLIHSLTSFRGDRYSVFVPLDEARSTGPVGA, from the coding sequence ATGACGGCGCCGGACGGCACCTCCCCGGCGGCACCGCACCGGTCGGACCAGGTGCGCGCCCACCTCGTCGACCTCGTCCACGAACGGGCCGTGGGCGACCTCCTCCCCTCGGACCGCGAACTGTCCGCCCGGTTCGGCATCGGTCGCACGTCCGTGCGGCACGTCGTCGACATGCTCGTCGCCGAGGGCCTGCTGGTGCGGGCGCAGGGCCGCGGGACGTTCGTCGCGCCCCCGCGGGCGGACTTCCAGATGCGCATCACGACGTTCGGCGAGGAGGTGCGCCGACGCGGCATGACCCCGGGCTCGCGGGTGCTGGTCGCGGTGACCGTCCCCGCCCCCGACGCCGTCGCGGACACCCTCGCCCTCGACGCCGGCGACCTGGTGTACCGCGTGCAGCGGCTGCGGACCGCGGACGGCGAGCCCTGGGCGGTGGAGGACGCGTGGATCCCCGTCGCCCTCGCCCCGCACCTGCTGCACGGCGGGGTGCCCGAGTCGCTCGACGGCGCGCTGCGGGCCTACGGGCACCCGCCCACCGACGGCGCCGAGACGATCTCCGCCGCGGACGCGACCGCCGAGGAGGCGGCGCTGCTGGAGATGACCGGCCCGCGCGCCGTGCTGCGCGTGGACCGGCGCACGTTCGCCCACGACGTGCCCCTCATCCACTCCTTGACGTCGTTCCGCGGCGACCGCTACTCGGTGTTCGTGCCCCTGGACGAGGCGCGCTCCACCGGGCCCGTCGGCGCC
- a CDS encoding PTS sugar transporter subunit IIA translates to MPLTVLSPVAGTVVDVADVPDPVFAEQMVGPGVAVEPADGVAVAPVDGRVVSLHPHAFVVQGDGGAVLVHLGIDTVQLRGDGFDVRTAQDDHVTAGQVLVTWDPGAVRAGGRATVCPVVVLEVDAGAMTPLAAPGSVVAAGDPLLRVG, encoded by the coding sequence GTGCCGCTCACCGTCCTGTCCCCCGTCGCCGGGACCGTCGTCGACGTCGCCGACGTGCCCGACCCCGTGTTCGCCGAGCAGATGGTGGGGCCGGGCGTCGCGGTGGAGCCCGCCGACGGCGTGGCGGTCGCACCCGTCGACGGCCGCGTGGTGTCCCTGCACCCGCACGCGTTCGTCGTGCAGGGCGACGGCGGGGCGGTGCTCGTGCACCTCGGGATCGACACCGTGCAGCTGCGCGGCGACGGGTTCGACGTGCGGACCGCGCAGGACGACCACGTCACCGCCGGCCAGGTCCTGGTGACGTGGGACCCGGGCGCCGTCCGGGCGGGCGGACGGGCCACGGTGTGCCCGGTGGTCGTGCTGGAGGTCGACGCCGGTGCCATGACCCCGCTGGCCGCGCCCGGGAGCGTGGTGGCGGCCGGCGACCCCCTGCTGCGCGTGGGCTGA
- the ptsP gene encoding phosphoenolpyruvate--protein phosphotransferase: MSTTLTGAAVSPGRAAGPAVTMPDPVPEPRTTRLAGTDVDAGVERLGDAARTVRDELTERAAAATGTAADLLAVTAAMAADPALVADAERRIRVDRLTPERAIWDAARGLARQLEKIGPPLSERARDVLDVRDRIVAELIGVRPPGVPRPDHPFVLVADDLAPADTATLDPAVVLGVVTAGGGPTSHTAILARALGIPAVVAVRGAEEIVDGETILLDGGAGVVVRDPDPVTVTAAQQREAARRAFDGTGRTADGTRVELLANVADPAGAQAATEANAEGVGLFRTEFCFLGRGNEPAVSEQVAAYRRVLASFPGRKVVVRTLDAGADKPLPFVTSDGEPNPALGVRGLRTAVRRPAVLDRQLQAIATAAAAENADVWVMAPMVSTAAEAREFVAACAGHGLRTAGVMIEVPAAALRSASVFEHAAFGSLGTNDLVQYTMAADRMLGDLATLSTPWQPAVLDLVRATCTGAAVHGRPVGVCGEAAADATLAPVLVGLGVRSLSMTPRALADVAAVLARVDLDECRHLADLALAADDPVAARSAVRDAIRPVLTDLGL, translated from the coding sequence GTGAGCACGACCCTGACGGGGGCGGCCGTCAGCCCCGGCCGGGCCGCCGGACCTGCGGTGACGATGCCGGACCCGGTGCCGGAGCCCCGGACCACGCGGCTCGCCGGGACGGACGTCGACGCGGGCGTGGAGCGGCTGGGCGACGCCGCGCGGACCGTGCGGGACGAGCTCACCGAGCGGGCCGCGGCGGCCACGGGCACGGCCGCGGACCTGCTGGCCGTCACCGCCGCGATGGCGGCCGACCCGGCGCTGGTCGCGGACGCCGAGCGCCGCATCCGCGTCGACCGGCTCACCCCGGAGCGCGCCATCTGGGACGCCGCGCGCGGCCTGGCCCGCCAGCTCGAGAAGATCGGCCCGCCCCTGTCCGAGCGGGCCCGCGACGTCCTCGACGTCCGCGACCGCATCGTCGCCGAGCTCATCGGGGTGCGACCGCCGGGCGTGCCACGCCCCGACCACCCGTTCGTCCTCGTCGCCGACGACCTCGCGCCCGCCGACACGGCCACGCTCGACCCCGCCGTCGTCCTCGGCGTCGTCACCGCCGGCGGCGGCCCCACCTCGCACACCGCGATCCTCGCCCGCGCCCTCGGCATCCCCGCCGTCGTCGCCGTGCGCGGCGCCGAGGAGATCGTCGACGGCGAGACCATCCTGCTCGACGGCGGTGCCGGTGTCGTCGTCCGCGACCCGGACCCGGTGACGGTCACCGCCGCGCAGCAGCGCGAGGCCGCCCGCCGCGCGTTCGACGGCACCGGCCGCACCGCGGACGGCACCCGCGTGGAGCTCCTCGCGAACGTGGCCGACCCGGCCGGCGCCCAGGCGGCGACCGAGGCCAACGCGGAGGGCGTCGGCCTGTTCCGCACCGAGTTCTGCTTCCTGGGCCGCGGCAACGAGCCGGCCGTGTCCGAGCAGGTCGCCGCCTACCGGCGCGTCCTCGCGTCGTTCCCCGGCCGCAAGGTCGTCGTGCGCACCCTCGACGCGGGCGCCGACAAGCCGCTGCCGTTCGTCACGTCCGACGGCGAGCCCAACCCCGCGCTCGGTGTCCGCGGCCTGCGCACCGCCGTGCGGCGCCCCGCCGTCCTGGACCGGCAGCTCCAGGCCATCGCCACGGCCGCCGCCGCCGAGAACGCGGACGTGTGGGTCATGGCCCCCATGGTGTCCACCGCGGCCGAGGCGCGGGAGTTCGTCGCGGCGTGCGCCGGGCACGGCCTGCGCACCGCCGGCGTGATGATCGAGGTGCCCGCCGCCGCGCTGCGCTCCGCGTCCGTGTTCGAGCACGCCGCGTTCGGCAGCCTCGGCACCAACGACCTCGTGCAGTACACGATGGCAGCCGACCGCATGCTGGGCGACCTCGCCACCCTGTCCACGCCCTGGCAGCCGGCCGTGCTCGACCTGGTCCGCGCCACCTGCACCGGCGCCGCCGTCCACGGCCGTCCGGTCGGGGTGTGCGGCGAGGCCGCCGCCGACGCCACCCTCGCCCCCGTCCTCGTCGGGCTCGGCGTGCGGTCCCTGTCGATGACGCCGCGGGCGCTCGCCGACGTCGCAGCCGTCCTCGCGCGCGTCGACCTCGACGAGTGCCGCCACCTCGCCGACCTCGCGCTCGCCGCCGACGACCCCGTCGCCGCCCGGTCCGCGGTCCGTGACGCGATCCGGCCGGTGCTCACCGACCTGGGTCTGTGA
- a CDS encoding HPr family phosphocarrier protein, with protein sequence MERHTVVGIAEGLHARTAARFARLAADQGIALRISRQGAEPVDAASVLGVMTLGADAGTAVVLHAADDADPATAAAALDALEEFLTDPGR encoded by the coding sequence ATGGAACGCCACACCGTCGTGGGGATCGCGGAGGGCCTGCACGCCCGCACCGCGGCCCGGTTCGCCCGACTGGCCGCCGATCAGGGGATCGCGCTGCGCATCTCCCGGCAGGGGGCCGAGCCCGTGGACGCCGCCAGCGTGCTCGGCGTCATGACGCTCGGCGCCGACGCCGGGACCGCCGTCGTGCTGCACGCCGCGGACGACGCCGACCCGGCCACGGCCGCTGCCGCGCTCGACGCGCTGGAGGAGTTCCTCACAGACCCAGGTCGGTGA
- a CDS encoding DUF2254 domain-containing protein: MVTRWVTRARESFWFLPAVLGVLALVAAKGVVALDRALQDAGLTDLPLMDTLSADGGRAVLTAIAGSVLTVAATSFSITISVMATTSSAYGPRLVRNFMADRANQAVLAVFTATFLYALVVLGDVHSEGTGAFVPTVAVHVAIVLAVVNVAVLVFFIHHIAQSVQVTTLQHRVRDELVAAVEVVFPADRGPDQVDADPAGGGTVVTARRSGYVQHVDGGALVRRAAEAGGRVDLLVGPGSHLVAGEPLARVRGDVDELTDAVHDHVTTGPSRTPYQDVAFAVQDLTEMAVRALSPGTNDPYTAASALDALGEGLVTVVERAPAPWGRTDDDGVLRLVVPWPTAQDLVTSVVTAVRTYALGAPVTLDAALRLLGRLERSANRPSVREALHGQVLALRDAVADGSGVVDAPDVLDRLEALADALAPAERPSS; the protein is encoded by the coding sequence ATGGTCACCAGGTGGGTCACGCGGGCGCGGGAGTCGTTCTGGTTCCTGCCCGCCGTGCTCGGCGTCCTCGCGCTCGTCGCGGCCAAGGGCGTCGTCGCGCTGGACCGGGCTCTCCAGGACGCCGGCCTCACCGACCTGCCGCTCATGGACACCCTCAGCGCGGACGGCGGGCGCGCCGTGCTCACCGCCATCGCCGGGTCCGTCCTCACGGTGGCGGCGACGTCGTTCTCCATCACCATCTCCGTCATGGCGACCACGTCGTCGGCCTACGGGCCGCGCCTGGTCCGCAACTTCATGGCGGACCGCGCCAACCAGGCCGTGCTCGCCGTGTTCACCGCGACGTTCCTCTACGCGCTCGTCGTCCTCGGCGACGTGCACTCGGAGGGGACCGGCGCGTTCGTGCCCACGGTCGCGGTGCACGTCGCGATCGTGCTCGCGGTGGTGAACGTCGCCGTGCTCGTGTTCTTCATCCACCACATCGCGCAGTCCGTCCAGGTGACGACGCTCCAGCACCGGGTGCGCGACGAACTCGTCGCAGCGGTCGAGGTCGTGTTCCCCGCGGACCGGGGGCCGGACCAGGTCGACGCCGACCCCGCCGGGGGCGGCACCGTGGTGACGGCGCGCCGTTCGGGCTACGTGCAGCACGTCGACGGCGGTGCGCTGGTGCGCCGGGCGGCCGAGGCCGGGGGCCGCGTCGACCTGCTGGTCGGCCCGGGGTCCCACCTGGTCGCGGGCGAGCCGCTGGCGCGGGTGCGCGGCGACGTGGACGAGCTCACCGACGCCGTGCACGACCACGTGACGACCGGGCCGTCCCGCACCCCGTACCAGGACGTCGCGTTCGCCGTGCAGGACCTCACCGAGATGGCGGTCCGCGCCCTGTCGCCGGGCACGAACGACCCGTACACCGCGGCGTCCGCCCTCGACGCGCTGGGCGAGGGGCTGGTCACGGTCGTCGAGCGGGCCCCCGCCCCGTGGGGACGCACCGACGACGACGGCGTGCTCCGCCTCGTCGTCCCGTGGCCCACCGCCCAGGACCTGGTGACGTCGGTGGTGACGGCGGTGCGCACCTACGCCCTCGGCGCGCCCGTCACGCTCGACGCCGCGCTGCGGCTGCTCGGGCGCCTCGAACGGTCGGCGAACCGCCCGTCCGTGCGCGAGGCCCTGCACGGCCAGGTCCTCGCCCTGCGGGACGCCGTCGCGGACGGGTCGGGCGTCGTGGACGCGCCGGACGTGCTGGACCGGCTCGAGGCGCTGGCGGACGCCCTCGCCCCCGCGGAGCGGCCGTCGTCCTGA
- a CDS encoding S8 family peptidase, protein MRRKHVRVAGIALALALATPVVTASAQPVEPAAPDSTETVTTSTVTLLTGDRVTVRTDAAGETTYVVEPADGTGRQVVFLQSEVDGDTYLVPSDVAPLTGAFLDRELFNITELVADGFTDEATDSLPLIVQRDTTARAARGLALPLDDTLALPAVDGVAGDLAKDDTTELGALLAAKAAGDTASARGLSPLAGIEKIWLDGRVEVSALDTNLTQIGAPTAWAEGLTGEGVDVAVLDTGIDLTHPDIAGQVTASADFTDSGSVTDVHGHGTHVAATIAGTGAGAPGLRTGVAPDADLLIGRVLGSDGYGSDSGVIAGMTWAVDQGADVVNMSLGGGASDGSDPVSVALDELAAESGTLFVVAAGNSGPGISTVTAPAVADRALAVAAVDSAGTVAAFSSRGPRIGGGIKPEIAAPGVFITAARAAGTGNGADPLYSTMSGTSMASPHVAGAAAIVAQAHPDWTGEQIKHALTASATPKGSVNHLGAGVVDVPAATDQTLLPSESALALGRVGSEDVQFERTLTVTNTGSETVVADVDGWLSTMAHRDGPDGLYEVSPSVVEIAPGGEAELTVSVDSTGVPIGMYEGYVALTPRDAGVPDMRVPMTLDRAEIVTAMVLSTDGYPMVHAQVGLINLDTGERTVVTTGTDGTGSVRANPGRFAAVATVPVPKADGSAAVAVLTADEIDESGIVVLDARDTREYSVTLEGKETRPEFLVAGLARKAANGQTVSTGLLGGGAYGQFSADDLLVSPTAGLAADSVVFSEHWRLADADSDNRAGDTTTMYDLGYVHDEVADEPMVLTTEDQAALARVEHRWDGPGVATKVQELTFPRIPGAVGIDSSSPSFVPLPADRVDYMTPDVLWQRQLYQRIGKVEMNVDRTFTQYAPGEQTSEAWNGGPFTSNAIVETLGSEMRLRLNDMVDDGGHLGRYADWNWPSQVKASLAVTRDGQKLTTKTLAYDTYSVVLPDAEPATFEVRRTYDAGSTFPAGGQVDTTWTFTGQGGTTVPTLSSVLNLRYDTNTDRLGHGDAGRSLRVGVEVLGAEGEATVTAAAWTTDGGATWTKVNPKSVTASGQMVIGEEHLEAGDVVGFRLAATDATGTAVDQTLLRAVTMD, encoded by the coding sequence ATGAGACGCAAGCATGTGCGGGTCGCGGGCATCGCCCTCGCCCTCGCCCTCGCCACACCCGTCGTGACGGCGTCGGCGCAACCCGTCGAGCCCGCCGCGCCGGACAGCACCGAGACCGTCACCACCAGCACCGTCACGCTCCTCACCGGTGACCGGGTGACCGTGCGCACCGACGCCGCCGGGGAGACGACCTACGTCGTCGAGCCCGCCGACGGCACCGGCCGGCAGGTCGTGTTCCTGCAGAGCGAGGTCGACGGCGACACCTACCTGGTGCCGAGCGACGTCGCGCCGCTGACCGGCGCGTTCCTCGACCGCGAGCTGTTCAACATCACCGAACTCGTCGCGGACGGGTTCACCGACGAGGCGACCGACAGCCTGCCGCTCATCGTCCAGCGCGACACCACGGCTCGCGCCGCCCGCGGGCTCGCCCTGCCCCTCGACGACACGCTGGCGCTGCCCGCCGTCGACGGCGTCGCGGGCGACCTCGCCAAGGACGACACGACCGAGCTCGGCGCCCTCCTCGCCGCCAAGGCCGCCGGGGACACCGCGAGCGCCCGTGGCCTGAGCCCGCTCGCGGGCATCGAGAAGATCTGGCTGGACGGCCGCGTCGAGGTCTCCGCGCTCGACACCAACCTCACGCAGATCGGCGCGCCCACCGCGTGGGCGGAGGGCCTGACGGGCGAGGGCGTCGACGTCGCGGTCCTGGATACCGGCATCGACCTCACCCACCCGGACATCGCCGGGCAGGTGACCGCCTCGGCCGACTTCACGGACTCCGGCTCCGTCACCGACGTGCACGGCCACGGCACGCACGTCGCCGCGACCATCGCCGGCACCGGCGCGGGCGCCCCCGGCCTGCGCACCGGCGTCGCGCCCGACGCCGACCTCCTCATCGGGCGCGTGCTCGGCTCCGACGGGTACGGCAGCGACTCCGGCGTCATCGCCGGCATGACGTGGGCCGTCGACCAGGGCGCCGACGTCGTCAACATGTCGCTCGGCGGCGGCGCCTCCGACGGCAGCGACCCCGTGAGCGTCGCGCTCGACGAGCTCGCCGCGGAGTCCGGCACCCTGTTCGTCGTCGCGGCCGGCAACTCCGGCCCCGGCATCTCGACCGTCACCGCCCCGGCCGTCGCCGACCGCGCGCTCGCCGTCGCGGCCGTCGACTCGGCGGGCACCGTCGCGGCGTTCTCCAGCCGCGGCCCCCGCATCGGTGGTGGCATCAAGCCGGAGATCGCCGCTCCCGGCGTCTTCATCACCGCGGCCCGCGCGGCCGGCACCGGCAACGGCGCCGACCCGCTGTACTCGACCATGTCCGGCACGTCGATGGCGTCCCCGCACGTCGCCGGCGCCGCCGCGATCGTCGCGCAGGCGCACCCCGACTGGACGGGCGAGCAGATCAAGCACGCGCTCACCGCGTCCGCCACCCCGAAGGGCTCCGTCAACCACCTCGGTGCCGGCGTCGTGGACGTCCCCGCCGCGACCGACCAGACGCTCCTGCCGTCCGAGTCGGCGCTGGCGCTGGGCCGGGTCGGCTCGGAGGACGTGCAGTTCGAGCGCACCCTCACCGTCACCAACACCGGGTCCGAGACCGTGGTCGCGGACGTCGACGGCTGGCTGTCGACGATGGCCCACCGCGACGGGCCCGACGGGCTCTACGAGGTCAGCCCGTCGGTCGTCGAGATCGCGCCGGGCGGCGAGGCCGAGCTCACCGTGAGCGTCGACAGCACCGGCGTCCCCATCGGGATGTACGAGGGCTACGTGGCGCTCACGCCGCGCGACGCCGGCGTGCCCGACATGCGCGTCCCGATGACGCTGGACCGTGCCGAGATCGTCACCGCCATGGTGCTGTCCACCGACGGCTACCCGATGGTCCACGCCCAGGTCGGGCTCATCAACCTCGACACCGGTGAGCGGACCGTCGTGACGACCGGCACCGACGGCACGGGGAGCGTGCGGGCCAACCCCGGCCGGTTCGCGGCCGTCGCCACCGTCCCCGTCCCGAAGGCGGACGGCTCCGCGGCCGTCGCCGTGCTCACCGCCGACGAGATCGACGAGTCCGGCATCGTGGTGCTCGACGCCCGCGACACCCGCGAGTACTCCGTGACCCTCGAGGGCAAGGAGACGCGGCCCGAGTTCCTGGTGGCAGGCCTGGCCCGCAAGGCCGCGAACGGTCAGACCGTCAGCACGGGCCTCCTCGGCGGCGGGGCGTACGGCCAGTTCTCCGCCGACGACCTGCTCGTCTCCCCGACCGCCGGTCTCGCCGCGGACTCCGTGGTCTTCTCGGAGCACTGGCGCCTCGCGGACGCCGACAGCGACAACCGCGCCGGCGACACGACGACGATGTACGACCTCGGGTACGTGCACGACGAGGTCGCGGACGAGCCGATGGTCCTGACGACCGAGGACCAGGCCGCGCTCGCCCGCGTAGAGCACCGCTGGGACGGCCCCGGCGTCGCGACCAAGGTGCAGGAGCTGACCTTCCCGCGCATCCCCGGTGCCGTCGGCATCGACTCCAGCTCGCCGTCCTTCGTGCCGCTCCCCGCGGACCGCGTGGACTACATGACGCCGGACGTCCTGTGGCAGCGCCAGCTCTACCAGCGCATCGGCAAGGTCGAGATGAACGTCGACCGCACCTTCACCCAGTACGCGCCGGGCGAGCAGACGTCGGAGGCCTGGAACGGCGGCCCGTTCACCTCGAACGCGATCGTCGAGACCCTCGGGTCGGAGATGCGCCTGCGTCTCAACGACATGGTGGACGACGGCGGGCACCTGGGCCGCTACGCCGACTGGAACTGGCCGTCGCAGGTCAAGGCGTCGCTCGCGGTCACGCGGGACGGCCAGAAGCTCACGACCAAGACGCTGGCGTACGACACGTACTCGGTCGTGCTGCCGGACGCCGAGCCCGCCACGTTCGAGGTGCGCCGCACCTACGACGCCGGGTCGACGTTCCCGGCGGGCGGTCAGGTCGACACCACCTGGACGTTCACCGGCCAGGGCGGCACCACCGTCCCGACCCTGTCGTCCGTGCTCAACCTGCGCTACGACACCAACACCGACCGGCTCGGGCACGGTGACGCGGGCCGGTCGCTGCGGGTCGGCGTCGAGGTCCTGGGTGCCGAGGGCGAGGCGACCGTCACGGCCGCGGCGTGGACCACGGACGGCGGGGCGACCTGGACCAAGGTCAACCCGAAGTCCGTGACGGCGTCGGGCCAGATGGTCATCGGCGAGGAGCACCTCGAGGCGGGTGACGTCGTCGGCTTCCGCCTCGCGGCGACCGACGCGACCGGCACCGCGGTCGACCAGACCCTGCTGCGCGCGGTGACGATGGACTGA